The DNA sequence CCATAACGAACCGCCGAAGCGGCTTTAACAAGCCCCTTGGCCGTCAATTCTCCAACGCGGTCATACACAACGGCCATATTGCTAAAATCAGGAATTTCTTCCGCATCCCTTGCTATAGGAAGCCATACCAACTTACTGCCTGCTTCTTTAAACTCCGGCGATACTATCTTCGCGGCATTCGCCATAGATACAGCAAAGGAAATTAACGTCGGCGGCACATTCAGTTCTTGGAAAGAACCGGACATGCTGTCTTTGCCGCCTATCGCCGGCAGCCCCAATTTCACCTGCGCTTCAAAAGCGCCCAACAGCGCCGCCAAAGGCTTGCCCCAACGCTGCGGGTCCGCCCCTAAGCGCTCGAAATACTCTTGGAAGGACAAACGAATACGCCGCCACTCACCGCCCATGGCCACTACTTTCGCCACAGACTCCACCACCGCATACAGAGCGCCATGGAATGGACTCCAACTGCCAATCGCCGGGTGGTAACCGAAGGTCATAACCGTGGCTGTTGTCGTTTCTCCCTGCAAAACCGGCAGTTTAGCCGCCATGCCTTCGGCAGGAGTCAACTGGTGTTTGCCTCCTAAAGGCATCAGTACGCTTGCAGCGCCAATGGTACTGTCAAAACGTTCCACAAGCCCCTTCTGACTGCACACATTCAGCTCGTTCAGCAAATTCAGCCAGGCCTCGCGCCAATCGGCCACCGCCGCAGTTCCAAATAAGGAAGCCTCCGCAGGCTCCGACACAAAAGCCTTAGTTGACTGCTTGACCCCAGCAGTATCCAGAAAATCGCGGCTTAAGGATACAATCGCTTTATCACGCCACAACATAGTTAAGCGACGATCATCGGTAACCGTAGCTACTACGGTTGCTTCTAAGTTTTCTTCATCCGCATGACGTTGAAAAGCAGCAGCATTTTCTGCCGCAACAACCACCGCCATGCGCTCCTGGGATTCCGAAATCGCTAGTTCCGTACCATCAAGACCTTCATATTTTTTAGGCACTCGATCAAGCTCAATACGTACGCCGTCAGTCAGTTCGCCAACTGCAACAGAAACACCGCCAGCGCCAAAATCATTGCACCGTTTAATCATCCGGCTTACTTCGCTGCGTCGGAACAGGCGCTGAATTTTTCGTTCTGTGGGCGGATTTCCTTTTTGAACTTCCGCGCCGCAAGTGGCCAAAGACTCTTCGGTATGCGCCTTCGATGACCCGGTAGCGCCGCCGCAGCCGTCACGGCCAGTCCGGCCGCCTACCAAAATTACCACATCTCCAGGCTGCGGCTGTGCACGAACCACGTTTTCCTTGGGCGCTGCCGCCATTACCGCGCCAACTTCCATGCGTTTAGCTACAAAGCCTTCGTCATAAAATTCGGCCACTTGACCAGTAGCCAAGCCTATTTGATTACCGTAGGAGCTATATCCCGCAGCGGCGCCTGTTGTAATTTTACGCTGCGACAATTTTCCCGGCAGTGTATCCGCTAAGGAACGCCTGGGGTCGCCGCTGCCGGTTACCCGCATAGCTTGGTATACATAGGAACGGCCGGAAAGAGGGTCGCGAATAGCCCCGCCCAAACAAGTAGCTGCGCCGCCAAAAGGTTCGATTTCCGTCGGATGGTTGTGGGTCTCATTTTTAAACATGACAAGCCATTCTTCGGACTTGCCGTCTACTTCGGCATCTACCACAATGCTGCAGGCATTAATCTCATCAGACGCATCCAAGTCATCCAACAAGCCCCGCAAACGCAGTTCCTTCATGCCCAAAACCGCCACATCCATCAAACAGATATCGCGATCCTTCTCTTTAGCCCCGTAAACCTTCCGCCGCGTCGCCAAATACTCGTCATAAACCGCTGCAATCCGTTTACCAAAACGACCTTCGCCAAAACGAACCTCTTCCAGACAAGTATGAAAGGTCGTATGACGGCAATGATCCGACCAATAGGTATCAAGCACGCGAATTTCCGTCAGGGTAGGTTCGCGCTTCTCCTGGGTTTGAAAGTATTCTTGGCAAAAGCGCAAATCCGCCGCGCTCATAGCCAGCCCTAAGTCAGCATGCAAAGCCGCTATCGCAGCCTCGTCTAATGCCAAAAAGCCGGACAACACCGCCACATCGTCTGGCTGCACCAGCTCTTCTTCCAGGGTAGACGGTTTTTCCAGCGTAGCTTCGCGCGCTTCTACAGGGTTGATGCAGTAAGCTTTGATGCGCGCTAATTCTTCTGACGTTACAGCACCGCCTAGTACCAACACCTTGGCCGTCCGGATTTGAGGCCGTTCGCCCGCCGATAAAAGCTGCAAGCACTGCGCCGCCGAGTCAGCCCGCTGATCATACTGCCCGGGCAGATATTCCATGGCAAAACAAACGGTTTCCGGCCACACCGGCAAGACCTCTTCATAAACATCATCCACCATCGGTTCCGCAAAAACCAAGGATTTCGCCTGTTCCCATTCTTGCTCTCCCAACCCGGCTGCATCATACCGATTAAGTACGCGCACGCTGCGCAAAGAAGATAACCCGAGATTTTCACGCAAATCCGCTAAAATTCCTGCTGCTTCCACCGCATGGTCTGCCCGCTTTTCAACGAAAATTCTTTTTACTGCCGACACGCAAACGCCTCCTAAACCGAACATTATAGTATTCTTTATAAGAAAAAAAGCCAACTTCACCCTTGTTGCACCGCCAGTTTATCATGAATGTTCAGGCCTTGCAAGAGAGATACGTTCGCTTTATTCCGTGCTTTTTCGTAAAAATAGCGTTAAACTTTCGGTATTCTCCGTCCAGAAAAAATTTCCGCCATTTCTTTTTTTACACGTTGTTTGATTTTTTTCTTTTCCCCTGGCAGCAATTCATTTTTATCCGTACCGAACAGGTACGTATCTAAATCAAAGTCCTTCAACAGCATTTTCGTGTGAAAAATGTTTTCCTGATAAACATTCACATCAATCATCTGATATAGATTGCGAATTTCCGGATCGATGTAGTTTTGAATGGAATTAATTTTATGATCAATAAAATATTTTTTCCCTTTAATATCTCTTGTAAAGCCGCGCACTCGGTAATCCATGATGGCAATATCCGAACAAAAACTGCGCAGCAAAAAATTCAGCGCCTTTAGCGGTGAAATATGGCCGCAAGTCGATACATCAATATCAGCGCGAAAAGTACTAATCCCTTTGTCCGGATGACTTTCCGGATACGTATGCACGGTAATGTGGCTTTTATCCAAATGCGCCAGTACCGTCTCCGGTTGTATTTCCATATGTTCTTCCGCAATCAGCATGGTTACGCTGGCTCCTTGCGGATCATAATCCTGCTTAGCCACATTTAAGACGTTGGCGCCAATCATGCGAGCTACTTCTTCCAAAATGCTTGTCAGCCGTTCGGCGCTGTACTCTTCATCAATATAGGCAATATAGTCCCGCATATGCTGCGGCGTCTTAGCATAACAAATATCATATACATTAAAGCTCAATGTTTTGGTTAAATTATTAAAACCGTATAATTTAAGCTTCTTCAGACTTTTAATCTCCATTTGCGCTCTTCCTCTCCCAGTCATAACCGGTTAAGCATTAATTCTCTTTCATTGTAACGAGATCTGAAGAAATACTCAATATCATGCCGTCATTTTCTGAAGGAGCCTCTGCCCCGCATGACGAATAGTACTGTTATTGACTCGTTATACTGAAAGAGGAGACCGATATGCAAAAGCTTCCGATTACCGACCTTAAAGCCGGCATGTTGACAGCCCGCTCTATTTTGGGCACCGATGGCCGCCTGCTGCTGGCACAGGATACGGTATTGACAACCGCTTATATTGAACGTATGAAAGAACTGGGAGTTGCAGCCATTTACGTGCAAAATCCCTATTTAAAAGATATTAAAGTTCCTGAGCTGGTCCGCGACGAAACCCGCTATATCGCTATGCAAGCGGTAAAGGAATGTTTTGCCACTCTGCAGGAGCGGCAGGTTTTTTCCGCCTACGCCGTCATCGCCGCCGCCGACCAGTTAGTAGAAGAAATCATGGCGAATGGCAACGTACTTGTCCACCTTACCGATATCCGCGTGCATGACGATTATACCTTCGCCCACAGTGTCAATGTCGCTATCTTATCCGCCCTTACCCTATTGCACATGGGATATAAGGAAAAAGATCTGCGTGTCGCAACCTTGGGCGCGCTGCTTCACGACGTAGGAAAAATGCATATTCCTTTAGAAATTTTAGTAAAACCCGGCGGCCTCACCACTGCCGAAATGGATATTATGCGCCAGCACACTGAACTTGGTTTTGATATTTTGCGACATGGCGAAAAAATTCCGCTTTTATCCGCCCATGTCGCCTTGCAGCACCACGAAAAAAACGACGGCACCGGTTATCCGCGCGGTTTGAGCGGCGACAGCATTCATCCTTTCGCCCAGGTCACCAGCATTGCCGATGTTTATGACGCAGTCACAAGCGACCGCCCTTATCGCTTAGGCATGGCTCCCGACCAAGCCTATGACCTGCTGCAGGCCTTGTCTGGCAGCCATTTTTCGCCTCAAGCCTTAACAGAGTTTTTCGCCCATTTAGCTACTTATCCTATCGGCTCCTTCGTATGCCTGAACACAGGGGCTTTCGGCATTGTACTGGACGTCCCCTCCAAGCTTCCCTGTCGGCCGTTGCTTCAATTGGTTTCCGACGAAACAGGTCTGCCTGTAAGTGAACATGTGACATTAGACTTAACGGAAAATTTGACCGCCAAAATCATTCGGTTGCTTACGCCCAAAGAAATTTCCGCTCTCCCCCTTTGCCAAGCCTAAGCATCCAAGGAGGCTAGCTCCATGCAAGAAAGAATACGCCTATTGCGCAGTACCTTGCCCGATTCAGGTCCTGTTGTTTATTGGATGAGCCGAGAGCAGCGCTGTCATGATAACGCTGCGTTAGTACATGCCGCTGCGCTTGCTTCATCGCTGCAGCGTGCTTTAGTCGTTGTTTTTTGCTTAAGTTCTTCTTTCTTGGCAGCTTCCTGGCGCCACTATGATTTCCTGCTCCAAGGTCTGATGGAAACCGAACAAGAGCTAGCAGCCTTAGGTATTCCTTTTCAATTACTGCCGGATGCCGCCCCTAAAGCGTTGCCGCCTTTTTTGAAGCAACAAAAGGCGGCTTTTTTAGTTTGCGACTTAGATCCCCTTCACCTAAAGCGGCTCTGGCTAAAAGAGGTCTTAGCGCAAACGCAGCTTTCTGTAGCGGAGGTAGACGGTCACAACATCGTGCCTCTTTGGCTGGCCTCAGGCAAGCGCGAATACGCCGCCTACACGCTGCGACCCAAGCTCGGCCGTCTTTTGCCTCGATTTTTAACCGCCCCGGTAAGCGTCTCAGCCCAAGGGTTTCCGCTTACGCCGCGCACGCCTTGGGGAAAATGGCAAGCCATCGGCAAGCAGAATCGCGGCCCTGCGCCAATAGCCTGGCTAAAACCGGGCAGCAAAGCCGCCTTGCAGCAGCTAGATCATTTTCTCCACCATGCTCTTTCCGGCTATGCCTGGAGGCGAAATGATCCGACTCTTCCTGGTCAATCGCAGCTTTCTCCTTATTTTCATTTTGGCCAGCTTTCCCCGCAGCGCGTCGCTTGGGAAATACGCCGATTGTTCCCTACAGGAGATCCGGACAGCGACGCTTTTCTGGAGGAACTCATCGTGCGGCGCGAACTGGCTGACAACTATTGCTTCTATACGCCAGACTACGATCAAACAACAGCCTTCCCCTCCTGGGCGCAAGCAACTTTGGCAGACCATCTCAGCGATCCCAGACCGGCAGCGTATCCATTTTCCCAACTAGAGAATGGAACTACTGCCGATTCTCTTTGGAACGCCGCCCAGAACGAACTGACGCAAACCGGCAAAATGCATGGCTATCTGCGCATGTATTGGGCGAAAAAAATATTAGAATGGTCGTCCCACCCCCAAGAAGCCCTCGATGCAGCCATTCTACTCAACGATCGTTATTCCTTAGACGGACGCGATCCTAACGGCTATGCCGGAATTGCTTGGAGCATCGGCGGCGTCCATGACCGTCCGTGGCCTAGCCGTCCTGTTTTCGGCAAAGTTCGTTCGATGACTTTGGGCGGCGCCAAAAAGAAATTCGACGTAGCCAAGTATATCGCCGCCCATTCGCCGGACAACCAAAAATAGAGAAACAGAATTGAACAAGAGAACCGGAGAAATGGAGGGTACGCAGGAGGTTACGGAGTACGAGTTTTTTAACAGGAGTAGAGTGAGGCCTACGACGGCGGCGGCCATTGTATTTGAGACTTTTATTGGAGCAAGACGGTCTGCAGGACGAAAACGCAGACTAAGGCGGATTACAGTTTCGCCTGTTTGAGCGCAGCGAGTTAAGAAACTGCCGACTTAGACTGCGCTTTCGAGGCGCGCGCAAATCTTGTCTCAAATATAAGGCTGCTGCCGTTTGATGCATGTACTCCGGGCACTTAAGATGGCAAAAAAGAACTGCCTTCTGCGGGATTACCCCGCAAAAGGCAGTTCTTTTTTCATTTACTTACTCTTTTTTCTCGCCTACCGCCATGGCGCCTTCTTCACCTGTACGAATCCGAATGGCGTTTTGAATGGGATATACGAAAATCTTGCCGTCGCCTAGTTTGCCTGTCCGCAACGTATTGCGCATCACATCCATAACCGCTTTCATTTCGCTTTCTTTGACTACGGTTTCAACCTTAACCTTGGGCAGCAAATTGACTGCATACTCGGTCCCGCGATACACCTCCGTATGCCCTTTTTGGCTGCCACAGCCGTATACCTGGGTCACAGTCATACCGGTTATGCCGATTTCCGCCAAAGCATCCTTTAGATCTTCCAGCTTACCCGGACGAGTGACCACTTCGATTTTAATCAAATCGCCCATATCATTCAATCCTCCTTCAAGTCGCACTTCTCTTCCGTTACTATCAGTTTACGAGAAATGCGCTTTCGTGGCAACAGGCTGTTCCAGCCGCTCGAACGACATGGCTCCAGCGCCCATAGGAACGCCAGCACCAAACTCCTGGCTCACATAGCCATTTTCACCATGCTCGCTGATATCCAAGCCCACCACTTCTGCATCTTCAGAAACACGCAGTTCCGTGAAGATCGAAATTACTTTCAGAATTACAAAGGTCATCACTGCCGCAAACACGATGGCCATGCCTACACTGGCCGCCTGAATCCAGAACTGTTCCAGTCCGCCGCCATAAAAGAAGCCGTCAGCTCCAGCAGGGTTTACTTCTTTTGTGCAAAACAAGCCCGTAGCCAAAGCGCCCCAGGTACCGCCAACGCCATGCACTCCAAAGGCATCCAAGGAATCGTCATACCCCAGCCGCCGCTTGCAAACGCTGACTGCAAAATAACACAGCATGCCTGCGCCTAAGCCAATAATCACAGCCGGTACAATTTCAACAAAGCCAGCCGCCGGAGTAATCCCTACCAAACCAGCGATGCAACCGCTGACAATCCCCAAAACGGTCGGTTTGCCATTATGCATCCACTCTACAAAAAGCCACCCCAGCGAGCCTGCTGCCGCTGCCGTATTGGTCACCACAAAAGCGCTAGCTGCTAAACCGCTCGCCCCTAAGGCGCTACCCGCATTGAAACCGAACCAGCCGAACCACAAAAGAGCCGCTCCTAAAACTGTCATCGGCAAGTGATGAGGCATCATCGGAGAAACGCCATAGCCGCGACGTTTTCCCATAACCAAACAAGCAACTAAACCGGATACGCCGGATAGAATATGGATAACCGTACCGCCGGCAAAGTCCAACGCTCCCAAGTCACGCAACCAGCCGCCAACACCCCATACCCAGTGCGCAAAAGGATCATAGACCACGGTCGTCCAAAACAGAACAAATAAGGCAAACGCCGGAAAACGCATTCTTTCCGCAATCGAGCCAGTTATCAGCGCTGGCGTAATCACTGCAAACATGCATTGGAAGATCATAAACGCCAGGTGCGGCACAGTCGCCGCATAATCAGCATTGGCTTCCTGACCAACGCCGCTTAAGCCTGCCCATTCAAGACTTCCCAGTAAATGATTGATATCAGGACCGAAAGCAAGACTATAACCGAATAATACCCATTGCACCGAAACAAGCGCTAAAACGAAAAAGCTCAGCATAATTGTATTGAGTACGTTTTTGCTGCGCGTCATGCCTCCATAAAATAAAGCCAAGGCCGGTGTCATCAACATAACCAACGCAGCGCTTAAAAGGACAAAAACAGTATCACCTGTATCCAATTTTACCGCTTCCGCAACCTCTGCGGCCGCTGCCGCGCCTTCTTCCGCCGCCAACGCCAGAGACGCGGGCAAGCTGCCTAGCAATGCCAAGCTTAGAGTTTTCCACCATTTTTTCATACCCTTCTCCCCCTTTTCTCTGCGCAAACCATCTCCCGATAGTCTGCTTTTACAGCGGATTTCCGCCACACCACCACACAGACAAAAACGGCGACAAGGAATCTTCATTCCCCGCCGCCGTCGTTGGCCGCCATCAAACAAAAAGCCTTCTTCTTCCCTAAGCAAGGAAAGAAGAAGGCTTCATCGCCTGACGATATTCTTGGTGTATGGCGTTAGTATAGCAACTTTCTGTAACGGTGTCAACCAAAAAATGTATTTCTCGCAACACTCTTTTGTGAAAATGTATTTTCTCAAGCTTGCCTTCCTGCAAAAGACATGATAGAATACAAATCAAATCGATAGAGTTAAGGCAATGAGAGGAATAGTAGCTGCTACACGACCTTACAGAGAGCCGGCAATTGGTGCAAGCCGGCGGCGCTATGCAGTGAAAGCCATCCTTGAGCCGGAACACCCAACGCCTCCTTAGAGGGCTAGTAGGTTTTCCCGCTGCCCCGGCGTTATCGGGTTCAAGAGAGTCGCCATGCCGGCGGCTAATAAAGGTGGTACCGCGGAACCGTTTCGTCCTTTTTCAGGATGGAACGGTTTTTTTATTTGGTTTTTATGTAAGAAAGGAAGTGCGACATATGCATCCGAAACAAGCTTTACTGGAATTAGTAGAACGTCATCCTCGCCTTAGTTCCGCCCAACTGGCAGCCATGCTTGGCTGCAGTGCTGAAGAAGTAGATGCCGATTTGCAAGAACTGGAAGAAAAAAAGGTGATTTTAAAATACCATACTTTTGTTGACTGGGAAAAAGCAGGCGTACACAACGTTACCGCCTGCATTGAAGTGCGCCTGACTCCTCAGCGCGAAGTCGGGTTTGATGGAATCGCAGAAAACATTTACCGCTATCCGGAAGTCTGCGCCATGTACCTTATGTCGGGCAGTTTCGACCTGATGGTTTTCGTCGAAGGCCGCACTCTTAAAGAAGTCGCCGACTTCGTCGCCACTAAGCTGTCCACCATCGAGGGCGTCATGGGTACCTCCACTAATTTCATGCTGAAAAAATACAAAGAAGCAGGCATCGTTTTAGAAGATGACGAAGAAGATCGCCGCTTGGCGGTGACGCCATGAAGAACTGGCAAGAGCGAATTTCTCCCACCGTACAAGCCCTGCCGGCTTCCGGCATTCGTCGCTTCTTCGATATTGTTGCTGAAATGAAGGGCGTCATTTCCTTGGGCGTCGGCGAACCCGACTTTGTCACGCCCTGGCATATTCGCGAAAGCTGCATGTACGGTTTGAAGCGAGGCTACACTAGCTACACTTCTAACTACGGCCTATTAGAGTTGCGCGAAGAAATTGCGCAGCTTATCCAGCGGCGTCATGACATCACCTACAACCCCCGCGATCAGGTTTTGGTCACTGTCGGCGTCAGTGAAGCCTTAGATCTGGCAATGCGAGCGCTTTTAGCTCCGGGAGACGAAGTGCTGATTCCCGAGCCCTGCTATGTATCCTATAAGGCCTGTGTTCATTTAGCCGGCGGCAAACCCGTTCCAGTCGCAACCAGCGCCGCTCAAGAATTCAAAGTACGCGCCTCCGACCTGGAAGCCCTTTTGACGCCGCGCACCAAAGTCTTGATGATGGGTTTCCCTAACAATCCCACAGGGGCCATCATGAACCGTGAAGATTTATTGGAGCTGGCACTTTTTGCCGAAAAGCATGATTTAATCGTGATTTCCGATGAAATTTACGGTGATTTGACTTACGAAGGGGAGCATGTCTCTTTCGCTTCTCTTCCTGGCATGCAGGAGCGCACGCTGTTGCTCAACGGTTTTTCTAAAGCCTACGCCATGACAGGCTGGCGCATTGGTTACGCCCTGGGTCATGCCGAGCTTATCGGCGCCATGAATAAAATTCACCAGTACACTATGCTGTGCGCACCCATTACCGCCCAAGTAGCCGCCCTAGAGGCATTGCGTCACGGGGACAAACAAATGCAGCAAATGGTAGCCGAGTATAACAACCGCCGCCGCCTGATGGTTAATGGGTTTCGCCGCATGGGCTTGGAATGCTTCGAACCCAAAGGCGCCTTTTACATCTTCCCTTCCATTAAAGAAACTGGCTTAACCTCTCTGGAATTTGCCGAGCAGCTGCTCAAAGCGGAAAAAGTTGCACTTGTGCCAGGAGACGCCTTTGGCGCCAGCGGCGAAGGCCATGTCCGCTGTTCCTATGCCGCTGGCAGCACCCAACTCGCCGAAGCGCTGGAACGCATCGAACGCTTCGTCAACACCTTGCGCAAGTAAAAAATCGCATGTAATAAAAAAACCCCGCCGAACGGCGGGGTTGTTTTTATTACATGCGATTTTTGGAGTAGCAGTCGCGGCAGTAAACCGGACGATCGCCAC is a window from the Anaeromusa acidaminophila DSM 3853 genome containing:
- the speD gene encoding adenosylmethionine decarboxylase; the protein is MEIKSLKKLKLYGFNNLTKTLSFNVYDICYAKTPQHMRDYIAYIDEEYSAERLTSILEEVARMIGANVLNVAKQDYDPQGASVTMLIAEEHMEIQPETVLAHLDKSHITVHTYPESHPDKGISTFRADIDVSTCGHISPLKALNFLLRSFCSDIAIMDYRVRGFTRDIKGKKYFIDHKINSIQNYIDPEIRNLYQMIDVNVYQENIFHTKMLLKDFDLDTYLFGTDKNELLPGEKKKIKQRVKKEMAEIFSGRRIPKV
- a CDS encoding Lrp/AsnC family transcriptional regulator gives rise to the protein MHPKQALLELVERHPRLSSAQLAAMLGCSAEEVDADLQELEEKKVILKYHTFVDWEKAGVHNVTACIEVRLTPQREVGFDGIAENIYRYPEVCAMYLMSGSFDLMVFVEGRTLKEVADFVATKLSTIEGVMGTSTNFMLKKYKEAGIVLEDDEEDRRLAVTP
- a CDS encoding HD-GYP domain-containing protein — protein: MQKLPITDLKAGMLTARSILGTDGRLLLAQDTVLTTAYIERMKELGVAAIYVQNPYLKDIKVPELVRDETRYIAMQAVKECFATLQERQVFSAYAVIAAADQLVEEIMANGNVLVHLTDIRVHDDYTFAHSVNVAILSALTLLHMGYKEKDLRVATLGALLHDVGKMHIPLEILVKPGGLTTAEMDIMRQHTELGFDILRHGEKIPLLSAHVALQHHEKNDGTGYPRGLSGDSIHPFAQVTSIADVYDAVTSDRPYRLGMAPDQAYDLLQALSGSHFSPQALTEFFAHLATYPIGSFVCLNTGAFGIVLDVPSKLPCRPLLQLVSDETGLPVSEHVTLDLTENLTAKIIRLLTPKEISALPLCQA
- the phrB gene encoding deoxyribodipyrimidine photo-lyase, whose amino-acid sequence is MQERIRLLRSTLPDSGPVVYWMSREQRCHDNAALVHAAALASSLQRALVVVFCLSSSFLAASWRHYDFLLQGLMETEQELAALGIPFQLLPDAAPKALPPFLKQQKAAFLVCDLDPLHLKRLWLKEVLAQTQLSVAEVDGHNIVPLWLASGKREYAAYTLRPKLGRLLPRFLTAPVSVSAQGFPLTPRTPWGKWQAIGKQNRGPAPIAWLKPGSKAALQQLDHFLHHALSGYAWRRNDPTLPGQSQLSPYFHFGQLSPQRVAWEIRRLFPTGDPDSDAFLEELIVRRELADNYCFYTPDYDQTTAFPSWAQATLADHLSDPRPAAYPFSQLENGTTADSLWNAAQNELTQTGKMHGYLRMYWAKKILEWSSHPQEALDAAILLNDRYSLDGRDPNGYAGIAWSIGGVHDRPWPSRPVFGKVRSMTLGGAKKKFDVAKYIAAHSPDNQK
- a CDS encoding ammonium transporter — encoded protein: MKKWWKTLSLALLGSLPASLALAAEEGAAAAAEVAEAVKLDTGDTVFVLLSAALVMLMTPALALFYGGMTRSKNVLNTIMLSFFVLALVSVQWVLFGYSLAFGPDINHLLGSLEWAGLSGVGQEANADYAATVPHLAFMIFQCMFAVITPALITGSIAERMRFPAFALFVLFWTTVVYDPFAHWVWGVGGWLRDLGALDFAGGTVIHILSGVSGLVACLVMGKRRGYGVSPMMPHHLPMTVLGAALLWFGWFGFNAGSALGASGLAASAFVVTNTAAAAGSLGWLFVEWMHNGKPTVLGIVSGCIAGLVGITPAAGFVEIVPAVIIGLGAGMLCYFAVSVCKRRLGYDDSLDAFGVHGVGGTWGALATGLFCTKEVNPAGADGFFYGGGLEQFWIQAASVGMAIVFAAVMTFVILKVISIFTELRVSEDAEVVGLDISEHGENGYVSQEFGAGVPMGAGAMSFERLEQPVATKAHFS
- a CDS encoding aminotransferase class I/II-fold pyridoxal phosphate-dependent enzyme; translated protein: MKNWQERISPTVQALPASGIRRFFDIVAEMKGVISLGVGEPDFVTPWHIRESCMYGLKRGYTSYTSNYGLLELREEIAQLIQRRHDITYNPRDQVLVTVGVSEALDLAMRALLAPGDEVLIPEPCYVSYKACVHLAGGKPVPVATSAAQEFKVRASDLEALLTPRTKVLMMGFPNNPTGAIMNREDLLELALFAEKHDLIVISDEIYGDLTYEGEHVSFASLPGMQERTLLLNGFSKAYAMTGWRIGYALGHAELIGAMNKIHQYTMLCAPITAQVAALEALRHGDKQMQQMVAEYNNRRRLMVNGFRRMGLECFEPKGAFYIFPSIKETGLTSLEFAEQLLKAEKVALVPGDAFGASGEGHVRCSYAAGSTQLAEALERIERFVNTLRK
- a CDS encoding phosphoribosylformylglycinamidine synthase produces the protein MSAVKRIFVEKRADHAVEAAGILADLRENLGLSSLRSVRVLNRYDAAGLGEQEWEQAKSLVFAEPMVDDVYEEVLPVWPETVCFAMEYLPGQYDQRADSAAQCLQLLSAGERPQIRTAKVLVLGGAVTSEELARIKAYCINPVEAREATLEKPSTLEEELVQPDDVAVLSGFLALDEAAIAALHADLGLAMSAADLRFCQEYFQTQEKREPTLTEIRVLDTYWSDHCRHTTFHTCLEEVRFGEGRFGKRIAAVYDEYLATRRKVYGAKEKDRDICLMDVAVLGMKELRLRGLLDDLDASDEINACSIVVDAEVDGKSEEWLVMFKNETHNHPTEIEPFGGAATCLGGAIRDPLSGRSYVYQAMRVTGSGDPRRSLADTLPGKLSQRKITTGAAAGYSSYGNQIGLATGQVAEFYDEGFVAKRMEVGAVMAAAPKENVVRAQPQPGDVVILVGGRTGRDGCGGATGSSKAHTEESLATCGAEVQKGNPPTERKIQRLFRRSEVSRMIKRCNDFGAGGVSVAVGELTDGVRIELDRVPKKYEGLDGTELAISESQERMAVVVAAENAAAFQRHADEENLEATVVATVTDDRRLTMLWRDKAIVSLSRDFLDTAGVKQSTKAFVSEPAEASLFGTAAVADWREAWLNLLNELNVCSQKGLVERFDSTIGAASVLMPLGGKHQLTPAEGMAAKLPVLQGETTTATVMTFGYHPAIGSWSPFHGALYAVVESVAKVVAMGGEWRRIRLSFQEYFERLGADPQRWGKPLAALLGAFEAQVKLGLPAIGGKDSMSGSFQELNVPPTLISFAVSMANAAKIVSPEFKEAGSKLVWLPIARDAEEIPDFSNMAVVYDRVGELTAKGLVKAASAVRYGGIAAAVSRMSFGNALGVRFGAEVEPAGLFAPEYGSLLLEVAADLNVAEALAGCRVVELGTVTAEPEFELQGRSLRLEEAQAAWEAPLEKVFPTKASVPVGTPAGSLGAAKERRRSSLHLAKPRVLIPVFPGSNCEYDTARAFEKAGAVAQTLVIRNLTSAAVEESVQAFAAALKQSNILMLPGGFSAGDEPDGSGKFIATMLRNPVLSEGVTELLQKRDGLVLGICNGFQALIKLGLLPFGEIRPLDASCPTLTFNSLGRHISCLARTRVTNNRSPWLALTESGDEHIVAMSHGEGRFYASPQWLKTLHAAGQVATQYVDLTGQPTHALPHNPNGSLDAIEGITSPDGRVLGKMGHSERIGKNVFSNVPGAKDQHIFEAGVAYFAK
- a CDS encoding P-II family nitrogen regulator, producing the protein MGDLIKIEVVTRPGKLEDLKDALAEIGITGMTVTQVYGCGSQKGHTEVYRGTEYAVNLLPKVKVETVVKESEMKAVMDVMRNTLRTGKLGDGKIFVYPIQNAIRIRTGEEGAMAVGEKKE